The genomic interval CGGATTCTATTTATTTACAACAAGGAGAATTATATGGCGATAGAGTTGGCAATCTTATTGAGAAACGGTTTAATCAGATAAACAATATCAGTAAAATCGACGGTCTTTTTATTGCGGATGAAAACAACATAATTGTATATAACAAGGTTTCAGAAGGACAAAGGAGTTTTGTCAATATTGATATTTCACTTAGAGAATATGTTAATGAAACGCGCAATACTTTAAGTCCTACATTTTCAAATGGCTTTGAAGGAATTGACGGTATCCATAAAATAGCATTGACATTTCCAATAATAAATATGGATAGCAAGAGATATCAAGGAATGGTAGGAGTAGAAATACCATCTGTTGATTTTTTTGGTCGATATGGTAACGTATATAATGTCAATTCTACCTTCTTGGTAACATATGATAGGAATTCAGATTATGTATCTACTCCTAGGACCAATTTTTTAGGACAAAATTTGTTCGGAGATCAAGTCCAAACTTTTTTCCATTTTAATGAAATACAAAACAAATATTATCAAAGTGTTTTTGATGGCCAACTAGTAGGTGGATATGCAATATATGATTTTGGAACAGGAGAAAGATTAAATACTGGATATCCTGTTTCTATCGACGCTGAACCAAGATATTTTGTCTTTATTATTACCCCCACTGCGTCCGTATACCAGGATATCAACGAGACATTATCAAATGAAAGAACAAAGTTCTTTTTGTTAATAGCAAGCATTACCGCAGCCATTCTAATTTTGATTTCATTCTTAGTAAAACTAAATAGTTTGCTTAATGAATTAGTTGATAAAAGAACAAAGGAATTAGAAAGATCAAATCAAAGTCTCAAAATTGCTAACGAACACCTCAATGTTCATGACAGAATGCAGAAAGAATTCATCAATACTGCAGCTCATGAACTTCGAACCCCTATCCAACTAATACTTGGTGCAATAGAAGCATTTAAAGACTCTGTCAAAAATGACAAACAAAAAGAACTATCCAACATCATAATCAGAAATGCTGAGAGGTTAAAAAAACTGGCAGAAGATATTTTGGATGTCACAAGGATTGAAAGCAATTCACTGGATTTAAAAAAAGAATCCTTTGATTTGTATAGTCTCATCGAGGACATTGTTAAAGAACATAGCAATCTTTCAGATGGCAATCAAAAAATAAAATTTGAATTCAACATCTCACCTAATAATTCACCGCTCACCATTATCGGAGATGAGAATAGGATAGGACAAGTAATAACTAATTTAGTCAATAATTCTATAAAGTTTATTTCAAAGGAAAATGGAGATGGAAATGATAATCATAATGGAAGAATATCCATAAGTGTAGAAAAAACTAAATCACTAAATACTGATGATACCATCATTGAAGAGGTACTTATTGGCATCAAGGATAATGGCAAAGGAATAGATTTAGAAATCTTTCCAAGACTTTTTACAAAATTTGCTACAAAATCCTTTCGAGGGACGGGTTTGGGACTTTTTATAGCAAAGAATATTGTAGAAGCCCACGGCGGCAGAATTTGGGGACAGAATAACAATGATGGGAAAGGGGCTACATTCTATTTTACGTTGCCATTAACCAAATGATTTTGGAGCTGTTTTTTATTAATTCTTATTTGATACATAAAAGTGCTATACTTGAATAAAAAATAGAGCCATGTGGAAATCCTCGTATTTGAATTGGTTCTTAACTACAAATAATTTATGAGAAATAGCTAACAAAGGTTTTTACCATTGCGAGAGAACATAAAAAGGTGTTAACTGGATTCAGATTGACATTGGACAATATTATCACCTGAAATAGCCACGGTGAGGAAGTGTTCGCTAATTAATTATCTTTCCATGCATGATGGCAGGTTTCCTCCATTATCTTTCCATGCATGATGGCAGGTTTCCTCCATGACTTTCACGATACTCTCTTAGTAGCTGATCTTTTACTTGTTCTGTGTTCTCTGTAACTAAAAAACTAAAACGCTTGGCCTTGTTTATACAGGGGTCTGACAAAGATTCTTTCAGTGATTGTTGCAAGTCAATGCCACTTCCGATAAACAGTATTTTCATATTAGCATGAACTTTAAAAACTCCAGGCTTGTTAGCAATAACTGCCGTGGTGATACTGGAGAGGTTAAAATCTAACCATTCAGACCAAATGTTTACTCCCTTCTCTTCTTCTTTTTTATTCATAGTCGACACCTAACGTTCGAAATCTATCTATAAAAAGAGTTTATTTTGTTGATTCAGAAATGAATTAATTGTTTCATAAAGTCATCAATGGAGATAATGATGATACACCATTCCGTGGACCTGTATGAGGTTTTTATAATGTCTCAATTCAGTGAGAATACCTTTGTGAATAAATAGTTTTTTCTTTGAGTTGAATCCAAACTATTGCTATGAACTATCCCAAGTCTCATCACTTTGAGACAGAATTTATCAAACCTGAAAAAGCATTTGACTCCTACAGAAACCATTTTTCCCAAAAGGAATTGTCATCCGGAGACGAGTCAATCAAATAATCTGGTGGTTTATTAAGAAATGTATCATTTACTCTAATCATGACTGCTGTTGTATAATTAAAATTCTTGACATTTCCAATAAAAATAGGATCGATTGTTATTTCTACATTATTGTCAATCATATTATCTATTCTGGATATGGGTAATGAATATACATTATCGATATTGTCATAAATTGCTAGGTACCACCCTTTATATTTGAAGTTTGAATCTATTCCAAAGTTAGGAATAATTATAGTATACATCTGGTTTTTATTATTTAAAGGATCAAAATGACTTAGTATCCAAAGATAAGTTGTTTCATATTTCTTGTTCTTATTTGGATCATCATTCAAATTAATAGTGAAAACCAATTCATCGTTATTCAATTTGTCTATTTGGGTAGAGATTATATCGTAATATCCATGCAATTGAGGCATTTGAGGAACATCTTTACTAAGAGCAATTAGCTGGGTATCATACTTGGGATCCATTGTGCTACCAATTATATCCTTTAACAAATTATTTCGAACAAGATTAAAGGGATTACTATTATCAGTATTACAATTAATATTACAAGGAGTATTAATTTGTAATTTGTTGTAGTAGTTGTTGTTGTTTGTAATCATATACGAGGTAAGAATAGAAATCGAAAAGGTAATAATTATGCTTAAAGTAATTAATAGATAAAGCCCTTTCATTGAACCAACAACAACAATGTGCTAACAAGATCGAGATTAATATTTTTACCAATAACAAGCTGACAAAAATTATCAGCTGATTATGGCAATGGCAAAATTATATTAATATATCTATCCATACCTAATACTGGGAATATCATCAGGGCAAGATTTTATCTAAAATTTTTTATCAAGACTTACATGGTAGCATCATTGCCATAGGGTTAAGATACTCTTTCATTTTGTTTTACCTATTTAGCAGATATTTATACTATCATTGAAAAAGACTAATATGATAAGTGATAAAGGTCACCAAGCCATACTTGGGATACATCATATCACTGCTATAGCCAGTAGTCCTCAAAAAAATATTGACTTTTACACCAATTTTGTAGGATTGCGACTAGTAAAATTGACAGTCAATTTCGATGATCCGCAAACTTATCATCTCTATTATGGAGATGACATCGGAAGGCCAGGAACTATCCTTACATTCTTCCCTTGGCAGCTTGTACCAAAGGGATGGAGAGGTACCGGTCAAGTGATTACTACATCGTTTTTGATATCTGAAAATTCGATAGACTATTGGATTAAAAGACTTAAAACTCATGGAATTAGTTATTCCGGTCCAACCAAAAGGTTTGATGATGAAGAGGTAATTACGTTTTATGATCCAGATGGAATGGAACTAGAATTTGTTGCACCTAAGAAC from Candidatus Nitrosocosmicus hydrocola carries:
- a CDS encoding sensor histidine kinase, which encodes MGKGFLFFRRKKITIASIVLIIAVSYFLLFYQQYIAEQNIRDRIFLDYRNNQIETTKALSEHVSSDLRLVSSILQGLSDSIYLQQGELYGDRVGNLIEKRFNQINNISKIDGLFIADENNIIVYNKVSEGQRSFVNIDISLREYVNETRNTLSPTFSNGFEGIDGIHKIALTFPIINMDSKRYQGMVGVEIPSVDFFGRYGNVYNVNSTFLVTYDRNSDYVSTPRTNFLGQNLFGDQVQTFFHFNEIQNKYYQSVFDGQLVGGYAIYDFGTGERLNTGYPVSIDAEPRYFVFIITPTASVYQDINETLSNERTKFFLLIASITAAILILISFLVKLNSLLNELVDKRTKELERSNQSLKIANEHLNVHDRMQKEFINTAAHELRTPIQLILGAIEAFKDSVKNDKQKELSNIIIRNAERLKKLAEDILDVTRIESNSLDLKKESFDLYSLIEDIVKEHSNLSDGNQKIKFEFNISPNNSPLTIIGDENRIGQVITNLVNNSIKFISKENGDGNDNHNGRISISVEKTKSLNTDDTIIEEVLIGIKDNGKGIDLEIFPRLFTKFATKSFRGTGLGLFIAKNIVEAHGGRIWGQNNNDGKGATFYFTLPLTK